In one window of Henckelia pumila isolate YLH828 chromosome 1, ASM3356847v2, whole genome shotgun sequence DNA:
- the LOC140862008 gene encoding protein FAR1-RELATED SEQUENCE 5-like, translating into MESHNHPLSTPSNVHLLQSHRSVSAAKKALTQQFSEANVPTCQQIRLLEIEYGGSEHVGCTEIDLRNFERELKDEQKGIDAETLIELFASEKENNSGFFFKYEIDSENIFSSCFWADVVSRRAYSSFGDVVVFDTTYNTNKYGMIFARLIGVNHNHQTIVFGCGFLSDEKTESFVWLLNKFIEVMPTGAPNVIITYQDPVMTKAIAQHVIENSTTPDEFESSGEEAMKCAKLERNDWLKLMYELR; encoded by the exons ATGGAGAGTCATAATCATCCGCTATCAACTCCTTCAAACGTGCATTTGTTACAGTCACATCGCAGTGTTTCGGCAGCAAAGAAAGCATTGACTCAACAATTTTCAGAAGCCAATGTGCCAACTTGTCAGCAAATTAGATTATTGGAGATAGAGTATGGAGGGTCTGAGCATGTTGGTTGCACAGAAATAGATCTTAGAAACTTTGAGAGAGAGCTGAAGGATGAACAAAAAGGTATCGATGCAGAAACACTAATAGAGTTATTTGCATCCGAAAAAGAGAATAATTCTGGTTTTTTCTTTAAGTATGAGATTGATTCTGAAAACATATTTAGTAGCTGTTTTTGGGCAGATGTTGTATCAAGGAGGGCATACAGTTCATTTGGTGATGTAGTTGTGTTTGATACGACGTATAACACCAACAAATATGGGATGATTTTTGCACGACTCATAGGAGTTAATCATAATCATCAAACAATTGTGTTTGGTTGCGGCTTTCTAAGTGATGAGAAAACTGAGTCTTTTGTTTGGCTACTTAACAAGTTCATAGAAGTCATGCCTACAGGTGCACCAAACGTGATCATTACTTACCAGGATCCTGTTATGACGAAAGCCATTGCACAA CATGTCATTGAAAATTCAACAACACCGGATGAATTTGAGAGTTCTGGGGAAGAGGCTATGAAATGTGCAAAATTGGAGCGAAATGATTGGCTGAAACTGATGTATGAATTGAGATAG
- the LOC140862015 gene encoding uncharacterized mitochondrial protein AtMg00860-like, with protein MDMMNRVFRDYLDKFVVVFIDDILVYSCSVNEHAQHLRLVLQILCEKQLYAMLSKCEFWIDRVVFLGHVISQEGLSVDPSKIEAILNWSRPTTASEIRIFLGLAGYYQRFIEKFPRISRLLTQLTRKDVYFIWSSECEQSFDELKGRLTTASVLALPSRTGGYVVYTDTSLQGLGCVLTQNGHVIAYASRQLKTLLE; from the coding sequence ATGGATATGATGAACAGAGTATTCCGCGATTACCTAGACAAGTTTGTTgttgtcttcattgacgacattttgGTCTACTCGTGCAGTGTCAATGAACATGCGCAACACTTGAGACTTGTACTGCAGATTCTCTGTGAGAAGCAGTTATATGCCATGCTTAGCAAATGCgagttttggattgaccgagtggtatttcttggtcatgttATCTCTCAAGAAGGATTATCAGTTGACCCAAGTAAGATtgaagctattttgaattggtcgcgtccgactacagcttcagAGATTCGTATCTTTTTGGGTTTGGCAGGGTATTATCAGCGATTTATTGAGAAATTCCCACGAATTTCTAGACTATTGACACAACTGACAAGAAAAGACGTTTATTTTATCTGGTCAAGCGAGTGCGAGCAGAGCTTTGACGAGTTGAAAGGCCGATTGACTACTGCCTCTGTTCTTGCATTACCATCTAGGACCGGAGGCTATGTGGTTTATACAGATACATCTCTTCAAGGATTGGGCTGTGTGTTGacacagaatgggcatgtgattgcctatgcttctagacaATTGAAGAccctgttagagtag